From Actinomyces procaprae:
CGTGGAAGGCGGCGCCGTCCAGCTGGAGGTCGGATTCCCCCACGCCCTGGGCCAGTGAGGTCACCGATACGTCCAGGTCCTGCACCGTCCAGTGCCACCAGCCGGCGGGAGAGGGGGCGTCCGGATCGAAGCAGGAGACGACGAAGGAGCGGGTGGCGGCCGGGAAACCCGACCAGTGCAGCTCGGGGGAGATGTTCTCATGTACCGCGGTGAAGTGATCGGGCATGCGCTCGCCGTCGACGAGGTCCGCGGAGGCCAGTGTGAAGACGGGGAGCGCGGGAAGCGATTCGTAGGGGAAGGGCGGGCGAGTACGGGTCAGGTCTGCGGTCATGACGGGCCTCCTAAGGGCGGATGAAGCATCGGTCGGGGCGGCCGACCAGGCGGATGCCAACCACTGTAGACGCGGCCTCCTAAAAGATACGTGTCAGCGGGGGAGGCTACTCTTGCAACGACCGATCGAACAGGTGTTCGATATACTCGCCGTTGGGAGGAGAGAGTCATGGGACAGGCTCGTCGTAGTGCCGGGGAGCTCGCAACCGCATCGCGTGCGGACCGCCTCGCCGCGGCCCGGGCCGCGCTGCTGCGCGCCGAGTCCCGCGCCGGAGTGCGCGGTCGGGAGGCCGTGCGGGTCGCCCGCGTACTCGCCGACGCGGAACAGGACGTGCGTGTGGACGGCGCCACTGCGCTCGCGGCCCCGATGCCGGTGCCGGGAATGGGTGAGTCCTCGTTCGCCTCGTTCCTGCCGGTGGGTGCTGATGCCGCCGGCGCGGCGACCCTGACCGGCTCCGTGGGGGCGCTTCTCGCCCTGGCGGCCCTCCGTCAGGGGCGGACGGGCTGGTGCGGGGTCATCGGCTGTGAGGGGTTGGGCTGGTGCGCCGCGGCCGAGGCCGGCCTGGATCTTTCCCGGGTACTCGCCGTCCCCGCCGTCGACCTGCCGCCCAATCTGCTTACGGCCGCCGTCGGAGCCCTGTTGGACGGCGTCAGCGTCCTCCTCATATCCTCCACGGCTGCATCCTGCCTACGGCCCCGAGACCGGCGCACCCTCCTGGCCCGCGCCCGCGAGCGCCACTGCCTGATACTCACCCCCTTCGCCTGGGAGGGGGCGCGCTCCCTGACCGCATCCCCGCTACGCCCGCACGCGGCAGACGCCCCGGCTGCGGGCGTCACCCCTCTGGATGACCGCACGCGGGTGGAGGAGGCGCGGGAGCTGGCGGGGGGCTACCTGCGAGGCCTGGCCTGGACCCTCCACGGCCCCCACCACCCCGGGCGGCTCCGCCTGCTGCTCGATGCCGCGGGTGCGCATCTTGCCCCTGAGGCTCCCGAGACGCCTGCCGCGTCGGCCCGCACGCCCCGGCCGCACCTGGTTGTAGTCGGCGGATCGGAGGCGCATGAGCCCCGGGAGGAGACCGCGTGACCCCCTTCGCACCCGCCGTCGGCCCCTCCTCCCCGGACTTGGCTCCAGACCGCCGTGAGCCGCGGCTCATCGCCGTGTGGACCCCGGACTGGCCGGTAGTCGCCCTGGCTCTGGAGGCCCGACACCCAGATACGCCTGATCCGGCCCTGGCCCCCGTCGCAGTGGTGGGTGGAAGGGGCGTCGTCGCGGCATCGGCTCCAGCCCGAGCGGTTGGTGTTGCCCGTGGCATGCGACTGCGTGTTGCCCGGTCGCTGTGCCCGGGGCTCATCGTCCTGCCTCCGCAGCCCGATCGTGAGGCGCGGGCGTATGAAACCGTCATGGAGGCCCTCTCCGAGCTTCTTGCCGACCCGCTCGTCGCCCGCCCCGGGCTGGCGCTGTCCACCGCCCACGGCCCTGCCCGGTGGGCGGGAGGAGAGGACCCGCTGGCCGCCGCACTGGTCGAGGCGGTGGCCGCCGGCCCGGGGGTCGAGTGCCAGGTCGGCATCGCCGACTCCCTCCTCGGCGCCATCCTCGCCGCCCGCCGGGGCGTCGTCGTCCCGCCCGGAACCACGCCCGAATTCCTCTCCCCCTGGCCGCTGGAGAACCTGCTGCACGCCCTTACCACTGAGCGGGGACGTCAGAGGGCGCGCCCCCTCCTGGAGGACTTCGACCGCCTCGGACTGCGCCATCTGGGTGACCTGGCGGCGCTGCCCCGCCGCGATATCGCTGCCCGCTTCGGGCCCGAGGGGGAGCGCCTGCACCGTCTCGCCTCGGGAAGCTGGGAGACCCTGCCGCGGGTCGTCCGCCCGGCCGCCGACGTCGCCGCGCAGACCCTGCTGGACCCGCCCGTTGAGCGTGCGGATACCGCGGCGTGGGCGGCGCGTTCTCTGGCCGAGCAGTTATCCGCGCGCCTCATCTCCCTGGGACTGTCTGCCGCACAGCTCCGCGTGGAGGCGCGATGCGAGAACGGGGCGGAACTGGGCCGTTCCTGGCTGCTCGGTACTGCTCTCTCACCTGCTGAGCTCACCGACCGCGTGCGCTGGCAGCTGGAGGGGTGGCTGGCAGGCCGGGCTGGACGGCCTCCCGCCGCGCCCCTGACTCATCTGCGCCTGGTCGCCCTGGGCCTTACGCCGGCGGGGTCCGCTCAGGCCGGCCTGTGGAGTGCTCCCGGGGAGCAGGCGGAACGGCGGGCGCATCGCGCCGCCGGGCGGGTTGAGTCCCTCCTCGGCGCGGGTGGTATCCGCGTCCCTCACCTGCTCCCCGGGCGCGACCCGCGGTCTCGAATCGCGCTTGTCAACTGGGGGGAGAGTGCTGCGCAGGCTCCGAGCGCGGCCCCCTGGGATGGTGCGCTGCCGACGCCATCGCCCGCCCTCGTCCCTCCTGAGCCGCTGCCCGCGCGCCTCCTTGACGCGGATGGGCGGGACGTCGGGGTCGACCTGCAGGGCCAGCTGACCGCCGCCCCTGCGGACATGGCCGTGGAATACTCCGGTGAGGGGCATGCGGCGTCGCGGTGGGGTACGGGCTGGGACGGCGATTCGGGGAGTCGGCCGACGCGGGTGCGGGTCCTGTCCTGGGCCGGACCCTGGCCCGTCGACGAGCACTGGTGGCGTCCCGGAGGCGCCTCGCGCCGGGCGTATCTGCAGGTCGTCGTCGACGTCGGTCCGCCCCTGTTACTCGCCCGCTCGGGACGGTGGTGGGTCGACGGCGTCTACTCCTGATTGATCCGGGTGCGCCCTCCCGGGCTCGGGTGGGCCGCTATGCGCCGGGAGGGGGCGAGAATGACGATGGACTGTCAGGGCCGTGACGCCGACTGCGCACAGCCAGACCAGGGCGATACTCCAGCCTGCGAGCACGTCGGTGAGCCAGTGATAGGCGAGGTACACGCGTGACAGGCCCACCAGCACAATGACCACGCTGGCCGCCGTGGCTGCCAGCGCCTTGCGTGCCGGCGCCGTCGTGGAGAACAGTACGAAGCCGGCCAGTACCCCCATGAAGACTCCGGTGTTGAAGGAGTGCCCGGACGGGAAGGACCATGAGGATGCGGGCTGCCCCAGCAGCAGGGAGGTTGATGGCCGGGATCGGGCGAAGATGATCTTCAGCAGCACGGTGAGCAGCGAGGAGCCGATCATCGCCCCGGCCAGCACCAGGGCGTGCCGACGCAGGCCGCGCAGAAGGAGCAGGGTGCAGGTGAGCACCGTAAGCGCCGTCAGCCCGAGTGTTCCGCCCAAGTGCGTGAACATCCAGGCCACTGCCGTGATGAGCTCGTGGCGCAGACTCACCGCCCACGCCGTGACCGCGGGGTCGTGGGCGGCAAGGGACCGGCCCGACTCGGTGGTCACTGCGAGCCAGACGAACACGGCGGCCGCCGCAGCCGCCGTCAGGGCCAGGCGCGGGCGTGGATCCCGCTGCGGGACGGCCATGGTTTGTTGCATAAAGCAAGAGCATACAAACGCATCCTGGGTCTGGGCTGTGGCTTGCGTGTGCGTAGGGGCGGATGTGTGGTGGCCGGTAGCATCGGGTGGCGTGGCCCCGGACCTGCCGGGCGGGCGCCGGAAGCTGCGGAGAAGGGGAGCGCCCCGCTCCGGGAGAGGAATCAGGACACTCATGGCCAAGCTCTACTTCCGCTACGGCGCCATGAACTCGGGTAAGACCACGGGACTGCTCCAGACCGCCTACAACTATGAGGAGCGCGGGCAGCGGGTGCTCCTCGTCAAGGCTGCCATTGATACCAAGGGTGACGACACCGTGGTCTCCCGCCTGGGCATGACCCGTCGAGTCGATCTGCTCGTCACCGCGACCGACGACGTGCGTGCCCTTGTACGCCGGGCCGCCCTGGGGGAGCGCGCGGCCGACCCGCAGGCCGGCCCGCGTGAGATGGTCGACTGCGTACTGGTCGACGAGGCGCAGTTCCTCACCCCTGCGCAAGTCGACCAGCTCATGGAGATCGTGCTCATCGACGATGTGCCCGTACTGGCCTATGGGATTCGCACCGACTTCCGCACCATGAGCTTCCCCGGATCGCGCCGCCTGCTGGAGGTCGCCCACTCCCTGGAGGAGCTCAAGACGATCTGCCGCTGCGGGCGCAAGGCCATCTTCAATGCCCGCAAGGTGGGGGAGGAGTTCGTTTTCGACGGCGATCAGGTGGCCATCGACGGCGTCGACGTCACCTACGAGTCCCTGTGTGGCAAGTGCTACCTGGAATTCGGGGGCGTGCTGCCGGGGGAGTGAGGGCCGGTGAGGGCGTCGGGACGCGACGCGCGAGCCGGCGCACACCGGGATATGCGGGCCAGAGCGCCCTCCCGAGGAGATCCTTGTATTGGGGGAAATACAAGCGATACACGTGGAGGCGTGGATGTCTACTACGCCATCATCGCCGACATCGTCGGTTCCCGGCGTCTGACCGACCGGCACGCCGTGCAGGCCACCTTCGCCGATGCGCTCACGCGGGCGGCCGCGGGGCTGGCGCTGCCGCAATCGCCCATCGCCACCGTAGGTGATGAGTTTCAGGCCATCGCCGCCTCGCTGCCCGCCGCCCTGACGCTCACTGTGCGCGTCCAACTGCTTCTTCCCGAGGGGTTGGCCCTGCGCTTCGGCATTGGTGTCGGACGGGTGGAGACGGTCTCCGCCGACGCCGACGGTGCTGGCGCGGCGACTCTTCGGCAGGGGGCGCCGGGGCGGCGAGCCCTGGCAATCGCAGCCGGGACCGGGGTGCTAGTCGTCGTCGGGATTCTCCTCGCCCGGGGACCACTGGGACTTGCGGCCGCCGGTGTCGTGGTCGCCATCGTCGTCCCGGTGGTGTGGAGCGTTTGGGAGATGCTCGCGCCCAGCGAGTGGGGCGGGGCGGTGTCACTCATCGCGTTCGCCGTCGGCTGTGGGATCTGTGCCGTGCTAGCTGCCCCCGTTGGCACGTCGGCGGCGCGAGCGTGCGCCGTGGCGGGCCGAACCGGTGCGGGGCCGGTTGAAGCGGCTTGCTGGGTGCTGAGAGATGCGCGAAAAACGTGATGCACGTCTCACTGGTACGGGTGCGTTTAGGGCTGTGAGGGGCGAATTCATGTCGGACCCTCGCGCTACTGTGTACATATGTTCGAAGGTAGGGGTGTTGAGAGCCAGCCCGCCCGGCGTGCCCGGGCGGGTCGGGTGCCGTCGCCTGCTGCCGCGAAGCTGACGGCCGGGCCCCTGGCAAGCCCTCAACCTCGCCATGCGACAGGATCCCGGATGGATGGTGAGGTTGAGGACCTGGTCGGTCGTCTGTCGGGGGTGCCGGCGGGCGCTGACCTGGCAGATCTGATTGAGGGCCTGTTGTCGGTGCTGCTGGTGCCTGCCCACCCGGACGTCACCACTGATGACACCGATGGCGCGGTGGACGCCAATGAGGTTTTGAGTATCCCCGATACCGACGCTGTGTTGGCAGCGGTCACCAGCCCGGCCGAGCGGACGCTGGCCGAGGCGGCCGGGCGGCTGGGGGTGGACTGGGGACAGGGTGCAGGGGCTGATGTGCTGGCCTGTTTGGGTGGCCAGGTGCTCAGCGAACTGGTGGGGGCCTGCCACCGGCTGGGTGCCTGGGCGGCCTGGGCGGAGGGCGTGGCTGCCGCCTGCCTGACCCGGACAGCGGAGATGAACCGCGGCACTCCGCCCTGGGGGCCGGGTGGCCGGCTTGAGCAGTTCATTACCGAGGATGAGCGGAGGTTCACCGCCAGCGGGGAAATCGCCGCCCGACTCGGCACTACTCGCAGCAGTGCGGACCTACTCCTGGACCGTGGCCAGGCATTGCTACAACCCGAGTTCGCAGCCACGGAGGCCTTGCACCGGGCCGGTCTACTGGACACCTCCAAGACTGCCTTGATCATCCGCCGCCTGCAGGACGTCAACCCCGACACGGCGGCAGCGGTGCAGGAACGGGTGCTGGCCCGTGCTCCACGCCGCACCTGCTCGCAGCTGGGGCGGGATATTGATCGGGCCCTGGCCGCCCTCGACCCCAACGGTGCTAGCAGTCGCCGTAGGCGGGATGTGGCGGGGCGGCGGGTGACCCGGCCCCGTCCGGCCGGTGAGGGGACCCACGAGATGCGTCTGCTACTGCCAAGCCTGGACGCGCTACTACTGGACGCCACCCTGGACGCGATCGCCGCCAGCGCACGAGCCGCCGGCGACAGCCGGTCCCTGTCGCAGCTGCGGGCCGATGCCATCACCGGCATGACCCTGCGCACCTTGCAGGGCAGCCAGAACCTGGCCTGTCGGACTGCGAGCGCCGGCGACGTCCGCACCTCCACCACTGGGATGGGGGCTGCTGATCTGCTGCCGGACGGGGTGCCGTTGGCGGGCCTGCTGGGAGCTCTAAGCGGTTTGGTGGAGCCGTCTCGACCATGGTGGACGCCATCCGGCATCACTCCCGTGTTCCCGCCCCCTGGAATCACTGTCAACGTTGACGTCACCGTGCCGTTGAACCAGCTCCTACCCGAAGACGGCAGCGAAGGCCTGCCCGCCTGTGATGGGAGGAGTCTGCCCACCTCGCCCGGGGGAGGAGCAGCGCCTGTAGGAAGTGGGGCGACTACGCCCGGAACCGGCGGCGGGAGCAGTCTGCCCGGAACCGGCGGCGGGAGTGGTGTGCGAGCCAGTGCCGGGGCTGCTGGGGCGGCGGAGGTTGTGATCGGTGCCGGCCGCGTGGCGGTCCCCGCCATCACAGCCAGGGCTCTTGCACTGGGAGGGAGCTGGCGCAGGCTGGTCACCGATCCGCTGTCCGGGGCGGTACTGGATGTGGGCCGCGCCCACTACCGGCCCCCGGCCGCCCTCCGTGACCTAGTGCAGGCAAGGGACACATCCTGCACGTTCCCCGGTTGCACGGTCCCGGCCTCCCGCTGCGACATTGATCATGTGCGTGCCTGGGCCGACGGCGGGACCACGAGCCTGAACAACCTAACGGTCCTGTGCCAGGCCCACCACCGTCTCAAGCACACACCCGGCTGGACCCTGTCGCGTCAAGACGGGGATGCCTTGGTGTGGACTACTCCGACCGGCCACCGGTACCGGCGTGACGCGGACGGAACCATTACCCTCATGGCTCACCGGCTCGGGCCGCGTCAGCTTGCCGTGCCCGCGCAGCGCGTGCCCGAGGGCCTCGCTCAGGCCGTCGATGACGCGGTCGTGAGCCGCCTTCGCCACGGACTGAAGCTCGCCACCGCTCCCGGCCGCCCCGACAGTCCCGGCCGCCCCGGTCGGCCTCCACAGGTAACCAGCCGTGGGCCCCGCCCCGGGCAGGTAGTCGGCGCCTTCGAGGCCGTTCCTTATCCGGATGCCCTGCACGACCTCGGCCTGGCCCCGCTGCTGGACGAGATTCCGCCCTTCTGAGGCCCGCCCTTTCTGAACCGCCCTCCCCGTAGCAGCGTTGAGGACCACTTCCATGAGTCGCGACACCGGCATTCACCACTACGCCGAGCTCCACGCCCACTCCGCCTACTCCTTCCTCGACGGCGCCAACGAGCCCGAGGACCTCGTCGTCGCCGCCGCCGAGCTCGGCCTTGAGGCGATAGCCCTGACCGATCATGACGGCATGCCCGGAATCGTCCGGCACGCTCAGGCGGGTCGCGCTCATGGACTCGCCACAGTCCATGGTGCCGAGCTCACCCTGGACGACGGCGCCCACCTGCCGATTCTCGCCCGGGGGCCGCTGGGCTACCACCGCCTGTGCGCCGCCATCTCCCGCCATAACCTGGCTGCCGGCAAAAGGGCGGATCCGGCCCACCGGCTGCCCGAGCTCGCCGTCGCCCTACGGGCGGATACGGATGCGGGCGCGGGAACCGGCGCCTCCACCTGCCTGGTACTAACCGGCACCGCTAACGGGCCCCTCCGTCGTGCCCTCGGTGACCAACGGCGCCCAGACGCCTGGGACATCAAGGCTGCCGACGCCGCCCTCGGACGCCTTGTCGACCACTTCGGCCACGATGCGATAGCCGTCGAGATCTCACTTAACGCGGGCCCCACCGACGCCGCACTCACTACCGTCCTGACCGGGCTGGCCGAACAGTATCGGCTCCCGCTCGTCGCCACCGGTGCCGTGCGCTGCGCTCGTCCGGGCGACTCCCGCCTCGCAGATGTCCTGACCGCCACGCGTTTGCGCACCGATCTTGAGGGCGCCCGCGGGCACCTCCCCGCGCTTGGACGCTGGCTGCGCGGCCCGCAGGACATGGCCCGCCTGCATCGCCGGGCCCCCGACGCCGTCGACGCCGCCGCCGAGATCGCCCAGGACCTCGCCTTCGACCTCGCCCTCGTAGCCCCGGGCCTGCCCGACCCGGAAGTCCCTGAGGGCCACACGCCCGCCACCTGGCTGCGCGAACTCACCCGTCGCGGCGCCCTGAGGCGCTACGGAACCGAGGCGGAGGATCCCGAGGCCTGGAGGGTCCTCGCGCACGAGCTGGATGTAATCGAGTCAATGGGCTTTCCCGGATACTTCCTCATCGTCCGCGCCATCGTCGACTTCTGTGAAAGTGCCGGCATCCTCTGCCAGGGGCGGGGCAGCGCCGCCAACTCCGCCGTCTGCTACGCCCTGGGCATCACAGCGGTGGACGCCGTCCGTCACCGCATGCTCTTCGAACGCTTCCTCTCCCCGGGCCGGACCGGCTACCCGGACATCGACCTCGACATCGAGGCCTGCCGCCGCGAGGAGGTGATCCAGCACGTCTACGCCCACTACGGGCGCGACTACGCCGCCCAGGTTGCCAACGTCATCTCCTACCGGCCCCGCTCCGCGGTCCGTGATGCCGCCCGGGCACTCGGCCACCCCGCCGGGCTGCAAGATGCCTGGGCGGCCCGGATGTCCTACCACTGGAGAAGCGTCCGCGCCGAGGACACCGCCACGGACGGGCCTCCCGAGCAGGTCCTCGACGTCGCCGAGCACCTGCTGCGCCTACCCCGGCACCTGGGCATCCACTCCGGCGGCATGGTGCTCGCCGACCGCCCCGTCACCGAGGTGTGCCCCGTGCGCTGGTCCGCCATGGAGGGACGCACCGTCCTACAGTGGGACAAGGACGACTGTGCCGCCGCGGGCCTGGTCAAGTTCGACCTGCTGGGACTGGGAGAACTGACCGCGCTGCGCCTGGCCTTCACCAGTCTTGCCGAGCGCGGTGAGACCGTGCCCGACCTCGCCCCCGGTGGAGTCCTGCGCCCCGCGCAGACGGGCCGCCCCTGGGACCTGCACACCCTGCCCGAGGAGGACCCGGCCGTCTACCGGCTGCTCAGTGCCGCCGACACCGTCGGCGTCTTCCAGGTCGAGTCCCGCGCCCAGATGGCCACCCTGCCCCGGCTGCGTCCGCGCAAGTTCTACGACATCGTCGTAGAGGTCGCCCTCATCCGTCCCGGCCCCATCCAGGGAGACGCCGTCAATCCCTACATCCGGCGTCGTCTGGGCCGTGAGGAGGTCACCTACTTGCACGACTCCCTCAAGCCCGCCCTGTCCAAGACCCTGGGAATCCCGCTGTTTCAGGAACAGCTCATGCAGATCGCCGTCGATGCGGCCGGCTTCACCCCGGCCGAGGCCGACGCCCTACGGCAGGCGATGGGTGCCAAGCGCTCCGTCGAGCGCATGGAGGCACTGCATGAGCGGCTGGTGCAGGGAATGGAGGAGCGGGGTATTGACGCCCCGACCGCAGAGACCATCTTTGACAAGCTCCGCGCCTTCGCCGACTTCGGCTTCCCCGAGTCACACGCCTTCTCCTTCGCCTACCTGGTGTACGCCTCCGCCTGGCTCAAGGCCCGCAAACCCGAGGACTTCTACGCCGGCATCCTCGCGGCCCAGCCCATGGGCTTCTGGTCCCCGCAGACCCTGGTAGCCGATGCGCGCCGCCACGGAGTGCGCGTGCTGCCCGCAGACGTCAACTTCTCCCGGGAGCAGGCCCATGTTGAGCCCCGGGACGACGCCGTGCCCGCCGACATGCGCCCAAGCCCCAATGCGCTCAGCCCCCTGGACGTACACCCCGAGCTCGCCGTCCGCCTGGGGCTGGCTCCCATCAGGGGACTGGGCGAGGCCGCTGCAGCCATAGTCGCCGAACGCAGCGCCCACGGCCCCTACCGCGACATCGCCGACCTCGCCCGCCGCGTACGCCTGAGCCGGTCTCGTCTTGAAGCACTCGCCGCGTCCGGGGCCCTGGCCTCACTCGGCGTCGACCGCCGTGAGGCCCTTTGGGCCGCAGGCGCCCTGGCGCAGGAGTACGGGCGGCCTCACCGCCCCGGCCGTAGTGCTCACGGTCGGCCCGCCTGGTACCAGCCGCCGCTTCCCGGCACCGCCGTCGGCGCCCACGCCCCACAGCTGCCCGCCATGACCGACCGGGAGCGCCAGGACGCCGACCTGCGACTGACCGGGGTCTCCACTCAGAGCTCACCCATCGCCTTTCAACGCGAGCGGCTCACCGCCGCCGGTGTACTCACCGTGGCCGAGGTCCTGGGCCATGAGCCGGAGCGTCGGGTGCGGGTTGCCGGGCTCGTCACCCACCGGCAGCGCCCGAGTACCGCGGCCGGCACGATCTTCCTCAACCTTGAGGACGAGACCGGTCTGCTCAACGTGATCTGCCCCGTCGGCATGTGGCGGCGCCACCTCGAGGTCGGACGCCGGGCGGCGGCGCTCGTGGTGCGGGGAATGGTCGAATCCGGCGACGGCGTGACCGCGCTGGTGGCCGAGCGCCTGGAGGCGCTGCCAGACGTCACTTCACCGGGCAGCCGCGACTGGTGCTGAACGGTTCGTACCCCTCTAGCCCTTGTCACCGGAATAGGAAGGAAGCTCACCTACAACAGGGGCGTCCTTGGTGTGCAGCTCGGAGTACACGGACCAGGCCACGCTCACCAGCGGAACGGCCACAATCGCGCCGAGCAGGCCCGCCGAGTAGGTGCCCACCGCGACGGCGATGATGACCACCACCGGGTGCAGCGACACCTGCCGCCCCATGATCAGCGGCTGCAAGATATGCCCCTCGATCTGGCCGATGCCGGCCACGCCCAGGCCCACGACGATCATGGTGATGAATCCCTTCGAGGCCAGCGCCACCACCATGGCGATGATCATCGCCGTCGGTGCGCCGATGATCGGGATGAAGGCGCCGATGAAGACCAGCACCGCCAAGGGTGCGGCCAGG
This genomic window contains:
- a CDS encoding phosphatase PAP2 family protein; this translates as MQQTMAVPQRDPRPRLALTAAAAAAVFVWLAVTTESGRSLAAHDPAVTAWAVSLRHELITAVAWMFTHLGGTLGLTALTVLTCTLLLLRGLRRHALVLAGAMIGSSLLTVLLKIIFARSRPSTSLLLGQPASSWSFPSGHSFNTGVFMGVLAGFVLFSTTAPARKALAATAASVVIVLVGLSRVYLAYHWLTDVLAGWSIALVWLCAVGVTALTVHRHSRPLPAHSGPPEPGRAHPDQSGVDAVDPPPSRAGE
- a CDS encoding YbhB/YbcL family Raf kinase inhibitor-like protein, which gives rise to MTADLTRTRPPFPYESLPALPVFTLASADLVDGERMPDHFTAVHENISPELHWSGFPAATRSFVVSCFDPDAPSPAGWWHWTVQDLDVSVTSLAQGVGESDLQLDGAAFHAINDSGTHAWSGPYPPAGDGDHRYIFAVHALDVDTLGLDDDASATVVAAQCSFHAIARALLTVTYSQPGEPGAAPFLQDPQ
- a CDS encoding DNA polymerase Y family protein, yielding MTPFAPAVGPSSPDLAPDRREPRLIAVWTPDWPVVALALEARHPDTPDPALAPVAVVGGRGVVAASAPARAVGVARGMRLRVARSLCPGLIVLPPQPDREARAYETVMEALSELLADPLVARPGLALSTAHGPARWAGGEDPLAAALVEAVAAGPGVECQVGIADSLLGAILAARRGVVVPPGTTPEFLSPWPLENLLHALTTERGRQRARPLLEDFDRLGLRHLGDLAALPRRDIAARFGPEGERLHRLASGSWETLPRVVRPAADVAAQTLLDPPVERADTAAWAARSLAEQLSARLISLGLSAAQLRVEARCENGAELGRSWLLGTALSPAELTDRVRWQLEGWLAGRAGRPPAAPLTHLRLVALGLTPAGSAQAGLWSAPGEQAERRAHRAAGRVESLLGAGGIRVPHLLPGRDPRSRIALVNWGESAAQAPSAAPWDGALPTPSPALVPPEPLPARLLDADGRDVGVDLQGQLTAAPADMAVEYSGEGHAASRWGTGWDGDSGSRPTRVRVLSWAGPWPVDEHWWRPGGASRRAYLQVVVDVGPPLLLARSGRWWVDGVYS
- a CDS encoding error-prone DNA polymerase; this encodes MSRDTGIHHYAELHAHSAYSFLDGANEPEDLVVAAAELGLEAIALTDHDGMPGIVRHAQAGRAHGLATVHGAELTLDDGAHLPILARGPLGYHRLCAAISRHNLAAGKRADPAHRLPELAVALRADTDAGAGTGASTCLVLTGTANGPLRRALGDQRRPDAWDIKAADAALGRLVDHFGHDAIAVEISLNAGPTDAALTTVLTGLAEQYRLPLVATGAVRCARPGDSRLADVLTATRLRTDLEGARGHLPALGRWLRGPQDMARLHRRAPDAVDAAAEIAQDLAFDLALVAPGLPDPEVPEGHTPATWLRELTRRGALRRYGTEAEDPEAWRVLAHELDVIESMGFPGYFLIVRAIVDFCESAGILCQGRGSAANSAVCYALGITAVDAVRHRMLFERFLSPGRTGYPDIDLDIEACRREEVIQHVYAHYGRDYAAQVANVISYRPRSAVRDAARALGHPAGLQDAWAARMSYHWRSVRAEDTATDGPPEQVLDVAEHLLRLPRHLGIHSGGMVLADRPVTEVCPVRWSAMEGRTVLQWDKDDCAAAGLVKFDLLGLGELTALRLAFTSLAERGETVPDLAPGGVLRPAQTGRPWDLHTLPEEDPAVYRLLSAADTVGVFQVESRAQMATLPRLRPRKFYDIVVEVALIRPGPIQGDAVNPYIRRRLGREEVTYLHDSLKPALSKTLGIPLFQEQLMQIAVDAAGFTPAEADALRQAMGAKRSVERMEALHERLVQGMEERGIDAPTAETIFDKLRAFADFGFPESHAFSFAYLVYASAWLKARKPEDFYAGILAAQPMGFWSPQTLVADARRHGVRVLPADVNFSREQAHVEPRDDAVPADMRPSPNALSPLDVHPELAVRLGLAPIRGLGEAAAAIVAERSAHGPYRDIADLARRVRLSRSRLEALAASGALASLGVDRREALWAAGALAQEYGRPHRPGRSAHGRPAWYQPPLPGTAVGAHAPQLPAMTDRERQDADLRLTGVSTQSSPIAFQRERLTAAGVLTVAEVLGHEPERRVRVAGLVTHRQRPSTAAGTIFLNLEDETGLLNVICPVGMWRRHLEVGRRAAALVVRGMVESGDGVTALVAERLEALPDVTSPGSRDWC
- a CDS encoding thymidine kinase; this translates as MAKLYFRYGAMNSGKTTGLLQTAYNYEERGQRVLLVKAAIDTKGDDTVVSRLGMTRRVDLLVTATDDVRALVRRAALGERAADPQAGPREMVDCVLVDEAQFLTPAQVDQLMEIVLIDDVPVLAYGIRTDFRTMSFPGSRRLLEVAHSLEELKTICRCGRKAIFNARKVGEEFVFDGDQVAIDGVDVTYESLCGKCYLEFGGVLPGE
- a CDS encoding SatD family protein, with the translated sequence MDVYYAIIADIVGSRRLTDRHAVQATFADALTRAAAGLALPQSPIATVGDEFQAIAASLPAALTLTVRVQLLLPEGLALRFGIGVGRVETVSADADGAGAATLRQGAPGRRALAIAAGTGVLVVVGILLARGPLGLAAAGVVVAIVVPVVWSVWEMLAPSEWGGAVSLIAFAVGCGICAVLAAPVGTSAARACAVAGRTGAGPVEAACWVLRDARKT
- a CDS encoding HNH endonuclease signature motif containing protein, with the protein product MDGEVEDLVGRLSGVPAGADLADLIEGLLSVLLVPAHPDVTTDDTDGAVDANEVLSIPDTDAVLAAVTSPAERTLAEAAGRLGVDWGQGAGADVLACLGGQVLSELVGACHRLGAWAAWAEGVAAACLTRTAEMNRGTPPWGPGGRLEQFITEDERRFTASGEIAARLGTTRSSADLLLDRGQALLQPEFAATEALHRAGLLDTSKTALIIRRLQDVNPDTAAAVQERVLARAPRRTCSQLGRDIDRALAALDPNGASSRRRRDVAGRRVTRPRPAGEGTHEMRLLLPSLDALLLDATLDAIAASARAAGDSRSLSQLRADAITGMTLRTLQGSQNLACRTASAGDVRTSTTGMGAADLLPDGVPLAGLLGALSGLVEPSRPWWTPSGITPVFPPPGITVNVDVTVPLNQLLPEDGSEGLPACDGRSLPTSPGGGAAPVGSGATTPGTGGGSSLPGTGGGSGVRASAGAAGAAEVVIGAGRVAVPAITARALALGGSWRRLVTDPLSGAVLDVGRAHYRPPAALRDLVQARDTSCTFPGCTVPASRCDIDHVRAWADGGTTSLNNLTVLCQAHHRLKHTPGWTLSRQDGDALVWTTPTGHRYRRDADGTITLMAHRLGPRQLAVPAQRVPEGLAQAVDDAVVSRLRHGLKLATAPGRPDSPGRPGRPPQVTSRGPRPGQVVGAFEAVPYPDALHDLGLAPLLDEIPPF